One Citrus sinensis cultivar Valencia sweet orange chromosome 5, DVS_A1.0, whole genome shotgun sequence genomic window, TTTAAACAACTCTCCTCGAAGTAATAGTCATACATACTTTCCACTAAAATACAATCGTCAATTGCGgatatataaaagaagaaacaaaaagtccagttataattcaaattatgctgtattattatgttattttattagttattgtttttcaaaatttcaaagatgaagaaacaCTAGTGTGGAGCATAAACAAGAGCAAGACATTTAAAATGTGCGTTTGGTTCATTTctcctctttctttttgttatttaattatatatgctcTGTTGTGACGTTTTTGCTTATATTATTCATAACTTTTTCCGAAAAGACAagtcaatttcaatttaatatttgttattttttctctataaatttatgtttccataattttgtaatataaatatattatgcaTTTTCTACTCATTATACTACTGAGAATAAGGCAATTTAAGATGACATTTTGTAGGTATATTAATTGAAGGAACAAGAAAGCTGTTAAATTCGATTGTTGTGGGAACCAAATATTGGATTGAGAAAGGCTTCTACAATTTACAAGTAGCTTTCTAGAgaattggaaaaataaagcatttgTGATGGATTACCTGTGATAGAATAAATAAGTTTGAGTCGGTGCTACATGTGGATTTTGGTGTTAGACTATGTTACATGTATAGCAAATCTATGAGTtgttatttatgataatttaattatgagaaattatcaaccatatacccttaaatgacaccagTATCAAACGtactacaatattttttaagtgtatcactcgtataccctaagttgacaaaacacttctgcCGTCCACCGATCCGTTAATTGCCGTTTGCGAgcgctgacatcataagggtaatctagtatttttttaaaaaaacgacatgtcatcccatttacctagtaaaaaacgacatgtcatatgatatattttgataaaaatgacatgtcatcccatttatcggataattgttaataattgctaaaaaaaaaaaagctactttacaaccgaatctactccttcaaaatttaacctaaattattgaagatCTACTCCTCGAAgctccaatttgaattttttatggtataatatgtataattgtaaataatatgtgttaataaatttttatggtataagatggatattttttatggataattgttaataatatgtatcattaataattcatatttttttaataaaaaaatgtattgttaataacaaaataaaaaaaaattgtgtattgaaaatttacattaattttcaaggaaaatttatttttttacctcattttgagtttaaagggtaaaatagtcattttgcTCAAATTCTGTTAAGTTCTTAACAGTAGTAAACGAAAAGGTGGACGCCAAAActcttttgtcaacttagggtatacgagtgatataagcgaaaagtgttgtagcacgtttgatactggtgtcatttaagggtatatggtTGATAATTTCCCTTGAATTATTTCACATGTTgtgatctttttattttagatgaCAATGCAAGagtttttatatattacaTATGATGTAATATAGCATTAACCGACTTTTTGATTTGGTTATTTGGCAACGTGAGCAACTCTCACGATCAACTTTATCCCGCATTGCAAATTTCCAATACGGTTTAAAACCACTCATCCAGTCAGGGCTatcttgaaaagaaaatatttgtctttttcttattaacaTAATagaagtaataaaataaaaatattgtcatggattttaatatttaaatttcaatttaagttTCAACTAATGTGCAATACAAGCTTTCAGAGGACTagataaagatttttatttgactagAGAGACTTAGTCATGTTCTACAAGTTTTTAAACGTGCAGGATGAGCCTCCGCCAACACCAAATGACCAATCGATGATTAAATAGCCTGATAACTAAGCCAGCCCACTGAATTTCCGAATCCTATTTCCATATAGAGCAAACTAgcaaagtaatttaaattttaaacctCTCCTTTTATCTTATCATacccaattattattttttaatttaatcataattgtactaaatttattacttcaaggtacaaaataatttatgaaaacaGTTTGGTACTCTATTTTGAGCCTGTTTCcaatttgagttttttatgatttgattttcttggTAGTTAGGAGTGTATACCTCTTCAAGTTGGTTCAAGTAGATCCCTTTCCTTTGAATAATGAGAAAGAATGAACCCAACTAACTACACTCATATTCTTTAAACTCATATGACATTGTTAAAGATTTATTCTAGAAATGACTACgacattaaaagataaaataggCTAATGGAATAATTAGGTGTTCGTGTCTTTAAGCTAACCCAAAAATTAGGAACGTGTTTTTAATTggttatattaatatttttatcctttGTGACTTCTTTTTATGGCACAGCTCTGATTTCTCTCCTTAGTTGTTGTTGCGTTTGTCACTGTTCGCTgcatattgttatttttcatggGTATGATTTGCCATATGCGATTTAAATGGGTCATGTCTACTGAGCATCCGTTGTGCCTTAAAATGCTATGAACCCATGCTTGAATATAAAGTATAATTGCATACATAACAAATTCTGCCATCCTCATGCTTTTGCTAGAAAATGGTTCTCATATCCTGACGACTTTTACTCTCAATAAAAGTAacataaataacatttttgtttcatttataaacCTCGACGAGTGAGGGAATTTATTAGAATCATCGAAAAGAGACCTCATCATCGGAAAGAAATAGAAACTGGAAAGTCGAGGCCAACATCAATTGAAACTGCACTCTTGGGATTCGTAACGCATCATGCACTATAATTCATCATCCTTTGGTGCCTGGTGATGATGTAGCAACCATCTGTTTGTCGTCCAAGGGAATTGGCTGAAAAAGCAATGTAAAAACTGCTGGTGGTAAATTTGTGGGGAATGGTAAATGTAgagaaatacaacaataatggTGGAACTTTATTACGTAAAGTAATGTGTTTATAACTAAATTTGTATgtaggaagaaaaataatagtaatatgtAAACTGCAGAAATTTTGTGTGCTTCAAGGCACGTTACAAATGTCACTTTCCTTAAGACGTTATTTGCCCCCACCAATTGAGTGATGCACATGGGTTAAGCAAATACGCCTCCAGGATACAATGAAgcacttgtttgtttgcttgcgTTGTGCATCGACGAAAGCAAACCAGAATACTCTTGAATGTTGCAAGCCTGCcaagaaacaatatattgttccTGCAGAAGACAATATATTGGAATGTGAATGCACAAAAGAAATGGGtgttttgtgttgaaattcGTACTAGAAAAGATTGCTAAGAAAAGAGTGGTGTAGGATCATTAATTTCATCTCTAAATGGCTTAAACATGACccctaattataaatatagttGTGCCCCTCATTTGGGTTGTTATCTTTCATGATACCCCTTCATTCATGGCCATTGGATCTAGATTTGCTTTTAATCAATGGTCCAAATTGAATCATcaccatttcaaatgaaatgtcaCCATGAAATGATGCATCTCTAAGTGAAATGTTGCCATGAAAAGTTATatcatttagtaaaaaaataccTTTTCTACAAGACACAATTAAATGGACATGTCCTTACAACAAGACATCATTTAATTAGACATGTCTTTAGTGAATGATACATTTTCTATAAGGCACAATTAATAGGACATGTCTTTACAATAAgacacatttattttgaaacttttccAACAAAAACTACATCCGTAGTCTCTTGGTTTTGAGCCCCATGCCCATCTCCATGTAGATACATAAAATGGGACACTCTCACAACATTCAATATGAACTCCACTGTAGTTTGCGATAAGGGAGAATTTTTATCAGCTCTGTATGCATTCAGCTTCTTCCACATCTGTCTCATCATATCCTTGATGTGTTCACGAGCAACTTCCTCCGAGGCACCAGTTTCATGCATGTAACACTGGATTGATTTCGGAACATCCCCCCTCTGTATCTCATCCTGATGAattattgggaaaaaaaaaaagtacaatcAATTCATAAATAGAGGATTAATTCAATTTCTGtcttgttaaaaaaagaaaaaataaaaaataccgATGAAGTTCCCAAATCATCTTGAAGACGAAGAATCTTGAATGACCAGTGAATTATATCTTGATTACTTTCTAAAAATTCTAGTTCCTTCTCAATGATTCGATTTGTCCCAGAAAGGTATGCAGTCATTGTAACCATAGGGCCTCCTATTGATAACAATCCATTTTCCAAGAATTCTCCCTGCGTTGGCGTGTTCTCACCATGGTACCATTTCGCCTCCACTAAGTAGGCTTGTATGTTGCGAAGCCACTGATGCACAAGACAAAGAAAGTAGAAgcattttttatatctttttttttgcaaCAAAAACATCGTAATTTAAAAGGATAAATCAAAGGAAAAGGAATGGCGGCAGAGGTGCAACTAATATTTTACGTACCGCATTTTTTATACTTCGAAGTATATCAAAATCCCATTGTTTGAGTACGTAATAAGTAAATTCATTAACCAAGTTGTAAAGCGCAAGAAAACGGATTTTCATATAGTCCGGAAGGTGGTTCAAAGCATAATTGATGCCCCACCTgtagaaaacgaaaaaaataaatcatatgaatGGTCAATTAATTTGAGAAGTAGCAATCAGCTGGCTAGCAGTTGAATTAATCAATTAGGTATAACAttaatttgccaaaaaccctCTCAACAGCATCAACAAATAGCTCAAGTTCATCCAAAGTTCCATAAGCATCATAAATATCATCAATCACTGAAATTAGTGCAAACGTGATTGTGAGTATTCTCCTACAGTAGGCGAATTGAGGCTCAAACACTATCCCCAAGCTCCATACGAAGGATGCTACCAAGCTGTCCCTCGCAAAGCTCAGTTTCTCTCCAAGACCTATCACCACCTTCATAGGAAAATTAAAACGAATATTATGACTCGTAGCTTTACAATACATCTATTATAGAGTCATCTTCTAGTCCGAGATTCCTTAGAGTCAATCTCTGGTGCAAACGTCTGTATTTTGTAAAGTACAGACTCAGACCTTTACACTACTGTAAAAGGTGTAGTCTGCACCagagaataatttaatatgcaTATGATTAATTTGTACAAGTTATGtatttcataaactaaaatctTTGATACATACATAAATATGAGTTATGCAACCAAGCATGGATACCTTGAAACATCTTTAAGTTCTTCCTGGTAAATTGCCTGCAAAACGTTGAATTCCAACTTAGCGAGCTCAAGTAAAAGGTGGTTCTTGTCCTCTCTTTTCTCATAAACGTCTATGAACCACCTTGCCTCTAACATTGGAACTTTCCAAAGCAGAGGAAGCTCCAGTGCACGCTTTGTTTGTTCTGCTACAAAGACATCCCCTTGCTTGCTCTTGCTGATCATCACTTCTTTTAGATGTTTACTGGTGAATTGCCAGGCCTCCTCCATGATGCTTTCTCCTTCCAAGCTGTAATACGAGGCTTCATGCAAGCTTATTATTCCCTTGAAATCATTACAAATGAAGCCCCCCTTGTCGTCTTTAAAACCATTGAAAACGTCTGCAGTGCTCAACAAAAAAGAACTACATTCATCAAAATTTTCGCATACATATGCTAATTAGAGAATGACTTAAGTGTCTCAGCGGCCTTGTCGAGTTCGAATTCTCTGGAGatagagaattaaaaaattgatttaaaaaaggaaaaaaacagAGAGATCGATTCAAATATTCAGACCTTGCATGCGCATGACAAAAAAAAGCGAGTTAATGATATGTACCTTGAGAAACAGGATAGCCATGTTGTCTAAGTAGTCTAAACTCGAGGGAGGTTGCATacagattttcttttctccaattataatctttattattgttgtagtTATTGTGCAATATGTTCCGAATCTCAGTCTCAAAATGATAAGCCAATCCAAGTCTTTGCAAGTTGTCAATCAGCTCCAACTGATCCAGAGGCTCGGTTACATCCTTAattgttgtcattactttTCCCTTCAGCTCTTCTGCTCGTCTTTTGTATGTTTCATCCTGTGCACGCACAGCATTTAGTTTTTAGCTATTCATGGTGCCAATTGGAAATGAACAAAGGAAATtaatatgtaataataataataatcaataccGTATAGTTGCTATTCAGTGACTGCAAAAAATCATGGTCCCAAATTGAAGGTTGGTAGTTTGCTGATCTCCTATCAACTGTCAAATTATCATATTTGGCGCTGACAAGGCATTGGACTGGCTTATTTTTTGCCATGATTCTGATGGCTGCTCTATTTGTTGGAAGAGGAAGACATTTGAAACCATTTACAGAGGTAGCCAAGGTTGAGGGATTAATGCAAGAAGACATTGGATATACAGATGTAGTGTAAGCTAGCTTACAGTTATACTTGGCAAAGATTCTCATAATCTATGGTTTGTGGTGATGTACgaggttatatatatatatatatagatataggCAGAGAAGAAgctcatgtgatttatttttcttactcGTTTTTTCTGAGTTTTGAAAtcgtttaatttttaagtcttAATAGTACaaagatattttattcttttttttggggggggggggggggggggcgtaCATCATACTGTGCGAACGAGGTCAATATTGTACCAGAAGACACATACATCATCCATACATTCGGATGAATGTTGtataatctttatttatttatctttttttttcctgcatacaaattttttaaagagtcTTTCTATAAACTACACAATAAATGCACGcagaaataacaaaaaattcataaattcaaTTCTACTAATAAAAGTTCtatttattacattaaaatCTTGTTTTATGCAGAAATAAGAATATACAAACTAagtttaaggaaaaaaaaaaggcaatatCTTAATATTGAGGACTAACATCGAAATTCTATTTGTTACAGTTATAAAGTACTTTTGcggaaaacaaattaataaattacaaaatgattatCAACAAAAAGTCGACTGGGTAGGTAGATGTCAACTCAAAAGTTAGTGGGAGCAGATTTCCGGGCTATATAGTACAAATGTATGTATCTACCGTCTAAATAGATAATGGATTTTAATGTATCGGTAGATTGTGataatttgtacaaatttcAGAAAACTTCCATTTAACAACGGTTGGTGAAAGtgtgttgtaaaataattttaatatttgacaaCAAACGAAAGAATGTTGTTATAAACTCTTCAACGGGCTTTCAATTCACAACGTCCTACAAAAGCGCGTTGtgaaaaaattctaataaatgACAATAGATGTAAAATcgttataaattttcaatctcatCCAATtcatgaattaataaaattaatccaaatttaattcataactCTATGAATTAGATATGGATTtgacataatttatattcCATTCCACTTTTACAAATtcaatatcaattaaaaaaaatttctttctatccattcataaaataattaaataaatattttaatataaaaataattttattacgaattaaatttaaatttaaaaaagatctaaataaatcaatagtttAAATACTTGTTTAGGAACGCGATATATCACCCAGCATCTGTTAAATCAATCAACGTACGTTCCTAAAGAAGCATAATTTTGAAGCCATATACCATTTCATCTTTACTCCCTAttctttcttaaaaaaaactatgaaaaCGCTGGAGTAATTGGTTTCAACTTCCGTGTAGGATAGATGGGACGTCATGACACGTAACGACGACTTCTGAAAAACCATTTGTTTTTTAAGGATGCCATTCAAAGTTTCGAACTTTAGcccaccaaaagaaaaaaatcttgatGTTTTAGATCAATGAATGAAAActaacttaaattttagaattaaatcaaTACAAAAGTTGAAAATTGAAAGCTTACATAATTAATTGTTGTCAATGTCCACCCTAACTAAATTTtaacccatttatttattaatagtataacatttttaaattatatatatattcgaATTTGCTGATTTTTACGAATTTGTAGAAGCAAATCTATTTCTAATTCATCGACtgtgaatttttaaaatttttcaatctaATCCAATCCATCAATCCATAGATTAGATTTTTATGGAAAGGATTTTTACAGATTGAATGAATGAAATGTTAGAAAATCGATGGTTGAAGCAGGACAATAACTAAAATctattagaataaaataaagagcAAGCACACACAGAGGacacaaaaaattacatgattcGGTTTTTAGCCTACATTGAtgggcgaagacagaagaaaaatattttactagtgaaaataagttacaagtattgtggTATTTTAACTCACTACCCAAAACCTCAATACccccaaactctcaaatcactaatAACGCAAGAGTTATTAAAACTCTAGTCTCtcaattcttatttatttttcttctcaaaattttctGCAGCACTACCATTTTTCTTACATTTCAGCTTCTTCAATGTCAAAGTCGTGTGCCGCCAATTGTACTTCTTCAAAGATGTTGCAGccctctttaatttttctttgttcaaaATGAGCTGCTTCTAAAATTTGGCAGCTAATTTTCttgacattctcccactttGATTGTCATATTGCTTACGTCTCTGCTAGGTCACAAGAGAATCTACTCCATACAAACTTGTCAACATTGATTGGCTTGGtaaaacatctgctaggttctcttTAGTATGAATTTTCTGCAAATCCACACTTTCGTCTTTCACTACTTCTCAAACAAAGTGGTATTGTACCCCTTGTGCTTTGTCCTGAAATGAAATgctggattccttgcaatgtacaaggcactctgactgtcacaaaatacagaaattttctcttgtttgtgtccgagctcctccaataatctttgtatccaaatagtTTCCTTGCAAGCTCATGTAACTGCCATGTATTGTACTTCTATTGTAGATAAAACC contains:
- the LOC102621260 gene encoding (R)-limonene synthase 1, chloroplastic-like, producing the protein MRIFAKYNCKLAYTTSVYPMSSCINPSTLATSVNGFKCLPLPTNRAAIRIMAKNKPVQCLVSAKYDNLTVDRRSANYQPSIWDHDFLQSLNSNYTDETYKRRAEELKGKVMTTIKDVTEPLDQLELIDNLQRLGLAYHFETEIRNILHNNYNNNKDYNWRKENLYATSLEFRLLRQHGYPVSQDVFNGFKDDKGGFICNDFKGIISLHEASYYSLEGESIMEEAWQFTSKHLKEVMISKSKQGDVFVAEQTKRALELPLLWKVPMLEARWFIDVYEKREDKNHLLLELAKLEFNVLQAIYQEELKDVSRWGINYALNHLPDYMKIRFLALYNLVNEFTYYVLKQWDFDILRSIKNAWLRNIQAYLVEAKWYHGENTPTQGEFLENGLLSIGGPMVTMTAYLSGTNRIIEKELEFLESNQDIIHWSFKILRLQDDLGTSSDEIQRGDVPKSIQCYMHETGASEEVAREHIKDMMRQMWKKLNAYRADKNSPLSQTTVEFILNVVRVSHFMYLHGDGHGAQNQETTDVVFVGKVSK